From a region of the Daphnia pulicaria isolate SC F1-1A chromosome 1, SC_F0-13Bv2, whole genome shotgun sequence genome:
- the LOC124320340 gene encoding transmembrane protein 184B-like: MTTNLNGTTRDWNATTITTMFETTAASTELDYSNSSILSNASTTPSPHHHDSIWLMSASAQGIAGVFVWAAVFITCHQIYQYLRFYTHPSEQRWIVRILFIVPIYALTSWFSLLFFHKNSYYVYFDTFRDCYEAFVIYNFLSLCYEYLGGEGNIMSEIRGKPIRSSWFYCTCCLSGRQYSIEFLRFCKQATLQFCAVKPCMAFVTVILQSQGLYSDGDWSPQSGYLYITIINNVSITLALYALFLFFFATKDLLSPYDPVLKFAIIKSIIFLCFWQGVLLAVLETLEIIAPIYASDDTITNAGTVSAGYQNFLVCIEMGFAAVALRYAFPVTVYAQNCATDSRGRTVTMQSISSSLKETVNPKDMMTDAFHNFHPQYQQYTQYSASGSTSRGAGGRTSRNGTFDTDESGPAIHRTTPTLHPPPSTSSAASTSSPSAHRPVISGGAATSSFSTSSAAATSTAASPSANLPAQSGGPVGVPPSRLAYTEKTMLLSSDDEFQ; encoded by the exons ATGACAACAAACCTTAATGGAACCACGAGAGACTGGAATGCTACTACAATTACAACAATGTTCGAGACCACAGCAGCTTCGACTGAACTAGACTACAGCAATTCCAGCATCCTCTCAAACGCATCTACTACTCCATCACCTCACCATCACGATTCTATATGGTTAATGTCAGCTTCGGCCCAAGGAATAGCAGGAGTTTTCGTTTGGGCAGCTGTGTTTATCACTTGCCATCAG ATTTACCAGTATCTGAGGTTTTACACTCACCCCTCTGAGCAGCGCTGGATAGTCAGAATCCTCTTCATTGTCCCCATCTATGCTCTTACTTCTtggttttctctcctcttcttccacAAAAACAGTTACTATGTCTACTTTGACACATTCCGAGATTGTTACGAGGCTTTCGTCATCTACAACTTCTTGAGTCTCTGTTACGAATACCTCGGTGGAGAAGGCAACATCATGAGCGAGATTAGAGGGAAACCAATCAG ATCGAGCTGGTTCTACTGCACCTGCTGTCTATCGGGGCGTCAGTATTCGATcgaatttcttcgtttttgtaAACAGGCCACCCTTCAGTTTTGCGCCGTCAAGCCATGCATGGCTTTTGTGACTGTTATCCTGCAATCACAAGGTCTCTACTCTGACGGCGATTGGAG CCCCCAGTCCGGCTATCTTTACATCACGATCATCAACAACGTCTCCATCACATTGGCTCTCTACGcgcttttcctcttcttctttgccacCAAAGACCTGCTCTCGCCCTACGACCCGGTTCTCAAATTTGCCATCATCAAATCCATCATCTTTTTGTGCTTCTGGCAAG GTGTCTTGCTGGCAGTGCTAGAAACGTTGGAAATAATCGCTCCGATCTATGCCTCCGATGATACAATTACCAACGCTGGAACTGTTTCGGCTGGCTACCAAAACTTTTTG GTCTGCATTGAAATGGGTTTCGCTGCCGTGGCCTTGCGCTACGCTTTCCCAGTGACGGTTTACGCCCAAAATTGCGCCACCGATTCGCGTGGTCGCACAGTCACCATGCAAAGTATCTCGAGCAGTTTGAAG GAAACGGTCAATCCGAAAGACATGATGACGGACGCTTTCCATAATTTCCACCCGCAATATCAACAGTACACGCAGTACAGCGCCA GTGGATCGACATCTCGTGGCGCTGGTGGAAGGACAAGCCGTAACGGAACATTTGACACTGATGAATCGGGCCCTGCAATTCACCGGACGACTCCAACTCTTCATCCTCCTCCGTCGACATCCAGTGCAGCTTCGACTTCTTCCCCTTCAGCTCATCGCCCCGTCATTTCAGGTGGTGCTGCTACTTCTTCGTTTTCCACTTCTTCGGCTGCTGCTACTTCTACCGCTGCGTCACCATCAGCTAATCTTCCCGCCCAGTCAGGAGGTCCAGTTGGGGTCCCGCCATCACGTCTCGCTTACACTGAAAAGACGATGCTACTCAGCTCGGACGACGAGTTCCAGTGA